The following coding sequences lie in one Glycine max cultivar Williams 82 chromosome 19, Glycine_max_v4.0, whole genome shotgun sequence genomic window:
- the LOC100809839 gene encoding E3 ubiquitin-protein ligase PUB22 encodes MNEIDVPSFFLCPISLDIMKDPVTVSTGITYDRESIETWLFSKKNTTCPITKLPLIDYTDLTPNHTLRRLIQAWCSMNASHGIERIPTPKPPVNKNQISKLLKDASHSPLTCLRRLKSISSGSETNKRCMEASGAVEFLASIVINTNRNIDSSHEADSNDGSGFELKTSACDEALSLLHNLHLSEQGLKTLLSFRNGEFIESLTRVMQKGFFESRAYAVFLLKSISEVAEPVQLLHLRQELFVELVQVLKDQISQKTSKATLQTLIQFSPWGRNRIRAVEAGAVPVLIELLLDCKERKPCEMMLVLLELLCQCAEGRAELLSHAAGLAIVSKKILRVSTLANDRAVKIILSLSRFSATPHVVQEMLKLGVVAKLCLVLQVDSGNRAKEKAREILKLHARAWRNSPCIPNNLLNSYPNYV; translated from the coding sequence ATGAACGAAATCGATGTTCCTTCGTTCTTTCTCTGCCCCATTTCGCTAGATATCATGAAGGATCCAGTGACGGTCTCAACGGGCATCACCTACGACCGTGAAAGCATCGAAACCTGGCTGTTCTCGAAGAAAAACACGACATGCCCCATTACCAAACTGCCCTTGATAGATTACACCGATCTCACACCAAACCACACCCTTCGTAGACTCATCCAAGCGTGGTGTTCCATGAACGCTTCTCACGGCATCGAAAGGATCCCAACCCCTAAACCCCCCGTTAACAAGAACCAAATTTCGAAGCTTCTCAAAGACGCTTCTCATTCCCCTCTCACATGCCTCAGAAGACTCAAATCCATCTCTTCCGGAAGCGAAACAAATAAGCGGTGCATGGAGGCTTCTGGCGCTGTTGAGTTTCTAGCATCAATTGTAATCAACACCAACCGCAACATTGATTCTTCACATGAGGCTGACTCAAACGACGGATCTGGATTCGAGTTGAAAACAAGTGCATGCGATGAAGCGTTGAGTTTGCTTCATAATCTTCATTTATCCGAACAAGGGTTGAAGACTCTCTTAAGCTTCAGAAACGGCGAGTTTATTGAGTCTTTAACAAGAGTCATGCAAAAGGGGTTCTTTGAATCACGCGCTTATGCTGTGTTCTTGTTGAAATCTATTTCCGAAGTGGCTGAACCAGTGCAACTATTGCATCTAAGACAAGAACTTTTTGTCGAACTGGTACAAGTCCTGAAGGATCAAATTTCACAGAAGACATCAAAGGCGACCCTTCAAACCCTGATCCAATTCTCTCCTTGGGGGAGGAACAGGATCAGAGCTGTGGAAGCAGGTGCTGTTCCTGTTTTGATTGAGCTTCTTCTCGATTGCAAGGAGAGAAAGCCTTGTGAGATGATGCTGGTGTTGTTGGAGCTGCTATGCCAGTGTGCTGAGGGAAGAGCAGAACTTTTGAGCCATGCAGCAGGTCTTGCCATTGTGTCCAAAAAGATTCTAAGGGTTTCGACTTTGGCGAATGATAGAGCTGTTAAGATTATTCTGTCTCTTTCGAGGTTCTCTGCGACTCCACATGTTGTTCAAGAAATGCTGAAACTCGGTGTGGTCGCGAAATTGTGCTTGGTGCTTCAGGTGGATAGTGGAAACAGGGCTAAGGAAAAAGCTAGAGAGATACTCAAATTGCATGCTCGGGCGTGGAGGAATTCTCCATGCATACCGAACAATTTGCTTAATTCATACCCGAATTATGTGTGA